A DNA window from Vigna angularis cultivar LongXiaoDou No.4 chromosome 1, ASM1680809v1, whole genome shotgun sequence contains the following coding sequences:
- the LOC108323869 gene encoding monogalactosyldiacylglycerol synthase 2, chloroplastic: MEVSVAASPRKSMAEKVFGGYHNGSTSQKKRATDARHDDSDGGMELMEIGAERTKNVLILMSDTGGGHRASAEAIRDAFQIKFGDEYRIIVKDVWKEYTGWPLNDMEGQYKFMVKHVQLWNVAFHSTSPRWIHSVYLAAIAAYYAREVEAGLMEYKPDIIISVHPLMQHIPLWVLKWQGLQNKVVFVTVITDLSTCHPTWFHPWVNRCYCPSEEVAKKAAVDGLDESQIRVFGLPIRPSFARAVLVKDQLRDELGLDPILPAVLLMGGGEGMGPVKKTAKALGESLYDKEAEKPIGQLVIICGRNKNLVSTLESLEWKIPVKIRGFETQMAKWMGACDCIITKAGPGTIAEALIRGLPIILNDYIPGQEKGNVPYVVDNGAGVFTRSPKETAKMVAEWFTTKSDDLKRMSEKALKLAQPEAVFDIVRDIDELAKQREPSNFPYLLTSSFTSLI; the protein is encoded by the exons ATGGAGGTTTCCGTTGCGGCCTCGCCCAGAAAGTCCATGGCAGAGAAGGTCTTCGGAGGGTACCACAATGGGAGTACCAGCCAGAAGAAGCGTGCCACTGACGCTCGCCACGATGACAGCGATGGAGGCATGGAACTCATGGAGATTGGCGCTGAAAGAACAAAAAACGTGCTGATTCTCATGAGCGACACCGGTGGCGGTCACAGAGCCTCCGCTGAAGCCATTCGTGACGCCTTTCAGATTAAATTCGGTGACGAATACCGG ATTATTGTTAAGGATGTTTGGAAGGAATACACAGGGTGGCCGTTGAATGACATGGAGGGGCAATATAAATTCATGGTTAAGCATGTGCAGTTATGGAATGTTGCTTTTCATAGTACTTCTCCTAGATGGATTCACTCTGTTTATTTGGCTGCCATTGCTGCATACTACGCCAG GGAGGTGGAGGCGGGGTTGATGGAGTACAAGCCAGATATCATCATCAGTGTCCATCCCTTGATGCAGCATATTCCGTTGTGGGTTTTGAAGTGGCAAGGTTTGCAGAATAAAGTTGTTTTTGTCACAGTGATTACCGACCTTAGTACCTGTCATCCTACGtg GTTTCATCCTTGGGTGAACAGATGTTACTGTCCTTCAGAAGAGGTGGCGAAGAAAGCTGCTGTAGATGGCCTTGATGAATCTCAAATCCGTGTTTTCGGCTTACCCATCAGACCTTCTTTTGCCAGGGCGGTCCTTGTGAAg GATCAATTGAGGGATGAACTCGGGTTGGATCCCATTTTGCCAGCAGTTTTGCTGATGGGGGGTGGTGAAGGAATGGGCCCTGTCAAGAAAACTGCAAAGGCTTTGGGAGAATCACTTTACGATAAAGAAGCTGAGAAACCAATTGGGCAATTAGTCATCATATGTGGTCGGAATAAGAATTTAGTATCCACCCTTGAATCTCTCGAGTGGAAGATTCCAGTAAAG ATCAGAGGATTTGAGACCCAGATGGCCAAATGGATGGGAGCCTGTGACTGCATCATAACAAAA GCTGGACCAGGTACAATAGCAGAAGCATTGATCAGAGGGCTTCCCATAATTCTCAACGACTATATCCCAGGACAG GAGAAGGGTAACGTGCCGTACGTGGTCGACAATGGAGCTGGTGTGTTCACCCGTAGTCCTAAGGAAACAGCAAAAATGGTGGCAGAATGGTTCACCACGAAATCAGATGATCTGAAAAGAATGTCAGAGAAAGCACTTAAATTAGCACAACCAGAGGCGGTGTTTGACATTGTGAGGGACATTGATGAACTTGCCAAGCAACGAGAGCCATCAAATTTTCCATACTTGTTGACCTCGTCGTTTACTAGCctaatttaa